A single Fusobacterium hominis DNA region contains:
- the rpoB gene encoding DNA-directed RNA polymerase subunit beta, producing MGKLVERLNFGRIKERGQMPHFLEFQLDSYEDFLQAKEAPNNRKDKGLESAFREIFPVESSNGDIKLEYVSYELHEAEPPLNDELECKKRGKTYSASLKVRLRLTNKKSGNEIQESLVYFGEIPLMTERGTFVINGAERVVVSQLHRSPGVSFNKEINIQTGKDLFTGKIIPYKGTWLEFETDKNDFLNIKIDRKKKVLATVFLKAIDFFNDNTEIRDYFLQTKEMELTPIFQKYNKDKEELISVLRTKLEGSFIKEDVYSEETGEIIAEAGAVIDETVIVSLIENNVQSIVYWEVKPEDKLLANTVLNDTTLTKEEAVTEVFKKLRPGDIVTIESARSLIRQMFFNPQRYDLEPVGRYKMNKRLKINVADDNVLLTKEDILATMKYVIGLNNGKGHIDDIDNLCNRRVRGVGELLLMQIKAGLSKMGKMVKEKMTIQDAETLTPQSLLNTRPLNALVLDFFGSGQLSQFMDQSNPLAELTHKRRISALGPGGLSRERAGFEVRDVHDSHYGRICPIETPEGPNIGLIGSLAIYAKINKYGFIETPYIKVENGIANFDKIDYLAADEEEGLFIAQADTTIDENHRLQGDVVCRYGHEIVSISGEKVDYLDISPKQVVSVSAGLIPFLEHDDANRALMGSNMQRQAVPLLRTEAPYIGTGLERKVAVDSGALVISKVDGKVTYVDASKVIIEDNQGKEHKYRMLNYERSNSSMCLHQTPIVSIGDEVKVGSIIADGPATKGGDLALGRNILMAFMPWEGYNYEDAILISDRLRKDDVFTSIHIEEYEIEARNTKLGDEEITREIPNVSEEALKNLDANGIITIGSEVGPGDILVGKTAPKGETEPPAEEKLLRAIFGEKARDVRDVSLKMPHGSKGTVVEILELSRENGDDLKAGVNRAIKILVAEKRKITVGDKMSGRHGNKGVVSRVLPAEDMPFLADGTHLDVVLNPLGVPSRMNIGQVLEVHLGMAMGNYNGGTYISTPVFDGASEEQVKDYLQKLGFPRSGKVDLFDGRTGDKFDNPVTVGRMYMLKLHHLVEDKMHARAIGPYSLVTQQPLGGKAQFGGQRLGEMEVWALEAYGASNILQEMLTVKSDDVMGRTKTYEAIIKGEEMPEADLPESFKVLLKEFQALALDIELFDGDNNVIDVDDELSNEEITTEYSPLDDFKEQ from the coding sequence ATGGGGAAACTCGTTGAAAGATTGAATTTTGGAAGGATTAAAGAGAGAGGTCAAATGCCTCATTTTCTTGAGTTCCAATTGGATTCCTATGAAGATTTTCTACAAGCTAAAGAAGCTCCAAATAATAGAAAAGACAAGGGGTTAGAATCAGCTTTTAGAGAAATTTTCCCTGTTGAATCTTCTAATGGAGATATCAAGTTAGAGTATGTATCTTATGAGTTACATGAAGCAGAGCCACCATTAAATGATGAGCTTGAATGTAAAAAAAGAGGTAAGACTTACTCTGCTTCTTTAAAGGTAAGACTAAGACTAACTAACAAAAAAAGTGGAAATGAAATACAAGAATCTTTAGTTTATTTTGGTGAAATACCATTAATGACTGAAAGAGGTACATTCGTAATAAATGGTGCAGAAAGAGTAGTTGTATCACAGTTACATAGATCTCCAGGAGTATCATTTAACAAAGAAATTAATATTCAAACTGGTAAAGATCTGTTCACTGGAAAAATTATTCCATATAAAGGGACATGGCTTGAGTTTGAAACTGACAAGAATGACTTTTTAAATATTAAGATCGACAGAAAGAAAAAAGTTCTTGCTACTGTATTCTTGAAGGCTATTGATTTTTTTAATGACAATACAGAAATAAGAGATTACTTTTTACAAACTAAGGAAATGGAATTAACTCCTATATTCCAAAAATATAATAAAGATAAAGAAGAGTTGATAAGTGTTCTTAGAACTAAATTAGAAGGAAGTTTCATTAAAGAGGATGTTTACTCAGAAGAAACAGGAGAAATAATAGCTGAAGCAGGTGCAGTTATCGACGAAACTGTAATTGTAAGTTTAATCGAAAATAACGTTCAAAGTATTGTATACTGGGAAGTTAAACCTGAAGATAAGTTACTAGCTAATACAGTTTTAAATGACACTACCCTAACTAAAGAAGAAGCTGTAACTGAAGTATTTAAAAAATTAAGACCAGGAGACATTGTTACTATAGAATCTGCAAGATCTCTTATAAGACAAATGTTCTTCAACCCTCAAAGATATGATCTTGAGCCAGTTGGAAGATACAAAATGAACAAGAGATTAAAAATCAATGTAGCAGATGACAATGTATTACTTACTAAAGAAGATATCCTAGCTACAATGAAATATGTAATAGGATTAAACAATGGTAAAGGACATATTGACGATATAGATAACCTATGTAATAGACGTGTTAGAGGTGTAGGAGAACTTTTATTAATGCAAATAAAAGCTGGACTATCTAAGATGGGAAAAATGGTTAAAGAAAAGATGACTATTCAAGATGCTGAAACTTTAACTCCACAATCTCTTCTTAACACAAGACCTTTAAATGCGTTAGTTCTTGATTTCTTTGGTTCTGGACAATTGTCTCAATTCATGGACCAATCAAATCCACTAGCTGAATTAACTCACAAAAGAAGAATATCAGCACTAGGACCTGGAGGATTATCAAGAGAAAGAGCAGGATTCGAAGTTAGAGACGTACATGACTCTCACTATGGAAGAATTTGTCCTATAGAAACTCCAGAAGGACCAAACATTGGACTTATTGGATCGCTTGCAATATATGCAAAAATCAACAAATATGGATTTATTGAAACTCCATATATTAAAGTTGAAAATGGTATTGCAAACTTTGACAAAATAGATTACCTTGCAGCAGATGAAGAAGAAGGATTATTCATTGCCCAAGCCGATACAACTATTGATGAAAATCATAGACTTCAAGGTGATGTTGTTTGTAGATACGGACATGAAATTGTAAGTATCAGTGGAGAAAAAGTTGATTACTTAGATATTTCTCCAAAACAAGTGGTATCTGTATCAGCAGGACTTATCCCATTCTTAGAGCACGATGACGCCAACAGAGCACTGATGGGATCAAACATGCAAAGACAAGCTGTACCATTACTAAGAACAGAAGCTCCTTATATAGGAACAGGACTTGAAAGAAAAGTTGCTGTAGACTCTGGAGCACTTGTAATTTCAAAAGTAGACGGAAAAGTTACTTATGTAGATGCAAGTAAAGTAATAATAGAAGACAATCAAGGTAAAGAACATAAATATAGAATGCTAAACTACGAAAGATCAAACTCATCTATGTGTTTACATCAAACACCTATAGTTTCAATAGGAGATGAAGTAAAAGTAGGAAGCATAATAGCTGATGGACCTGCTACAAAAGGTGGAGACTTAGCATTAGGAAGAAATATCCTTATGGCATTTATGCCTTGGGAAGGATATAACTATGAAGACGCCATTTTGATATCTGACAGATTAAGAAAAGATGACGTATTTACATCTATACATATTGAAGAATATGAAATAGAAGCTAGAAATACTAAACTTGGAGATGAAGAGATCACAAGAGAGATCCCTAACGTTTCTGAAGAAGCATTGAAAAATCTAGATGCCAACGGAATAATCACTATTGGATCTGAAGTTGGACCTGGAGATATACTTGTAGGTAAGACAGCACCTAAAGGTGAAACTGAACCACCTGCAGAAGAAAAACTTTTAAGAGCAATCTTTGGAGAAAAAGCAAGAGATGTAAGAGACGTATCTCTTAAAATGCCTCACGGATCTAAAGGAACAGTTGTTGAAATTCTTGAACTTTCTAGAGAGAATGGAGATGACTTAAAAGCTGGTGTAAACAGAGCTATTAAGATCTTAGTTGCAGAAAAGAGAAAGATAACTGTTGGAGATAAGATGTCTGGACGTCACGGAAACAAAGGGGTTGTATCAAGAGTACTTCCTGCTGAAGATATGCCTTTCTTAGCTGACGGAACACATCTAGATGTTGTGTTAAACCCACTAGGGGTGCCTTCACGTATGAACATAGGACAAGTACTAGAAGTTCACTTAGGTATGGCTATGGGTAACTATAATGGAGGAACATATATTTCAACTCCAGTATTTGACGGAGCATCAGAAGAACAAGTTAAAGATTATCTACAAAAACTTGGATTCCCAAGAAGTGGTAAAGTAGATCTATTTGACGGAAGAACAGGAGATAAATTTGATAACCCTGTAACTGTTGGTAGAATGTATATGTTAAAACTACACCACCTTGTAGAAGATAAGATGCACGCAAGAGCAATAGGACCGTATTCATTAGTAACACAACAACCACTTGGAGGAAAAGCTCAATTTGGTGGACAAAGACTTGGAGAAATGGAAGTTTGGGCACTAGAAGCTTATGGAGCATCAAATATTCTTCAAGAAATGTTAACTGTTAAATCAGATGACGTTA
- the rplL gene encoding 50S ribosomal protein L7/L12, which produces MAFNREQFIADLEAMSVLELKELVTALEDHFGVTAAAPVAVAVAGGEAAAEEKTEFDVILVSAGDKKIGVIKEVRAITGLGLKDAKELVDNGGTIKEAVSKDEAEAIKEQLTAAGATVELK; this is translated from the coding sequence ATGGCATTCAATAGAGAACAATTTATAGCTGATTTAGAAGCTATGTCAGTATTAGAATTAAAAGAATTAGTAACTGCTTTAGAAGATCACTTCGGTGTAACAGCAGCAGCTCCAGTAGCAGTAGCAGTAGCAGGAGGAGAAGCAGCAGCTGAAGAAAAAACTGAATTTGATGTAATTTTAGTTTCAGCTGGAGACAAAAAAATCGGAGTTATTAAAGAAGTAAGAGCAATAACTGGTTTAGGATTAAAAGATGCTAAAGAATTAGTAGACAATGGTGGAACTATTAAAGAAGCAGTTTCTAAAGATGAAGCAGAAGCTATAAAAGAACAATTAACAGCTGCAGGAGCAACTGTAGAACTTAAATAG
- the rplJ gene encoding 50S ribosomal protein L10 codes for MATQAKIDQVAELTQKIKNSKSIVLVDYQGITVNEETELRKKVREAGAEYLVAKNRLFKIALKEAGVQDSFDDLLEGTTAFAFGYDDPVAPAKFVYDLAKDKAKAKQEVFKIKGGLLDGNRVEMSEVEALAKLPSREQLLSMLLNSMLGPIRKLAYATVAIADKKAAAEAQAE; via the coding sequence ATGGCAACTCAAGCAAAAATTGATCAAGTAGCTGAATTAACTCAAAAAATCAAAAATTCAAAATCTATCGTTTTAGTTGATTACCAAGGTATCACAGTTAACGAAGAAACTGAATTAAGAAAAAAAGTTAGAGAAGCAGGAGCAGAATATCTAGTTGCAAAAAACAGATTATTCAAAATAGCATTAAAAGAAGCTGGAGTACAAGATTCTTTTGATGATTTATTAGAGGGGACTACAGCATTTGCTTTTGGATATGATGATCCAGTAGCACCAGCTAAATTCGTTTATGACTTAGCAAAAGATAAAGCTAAAGCTAAACAAGAAGTCTTCAAAATTAAAGGTGGACTATTAGATGGTAACAGAGTAGAAATGTCTGAAGTTGAAGCATTAGCTAAACTTCCATCAAGAGAACAATTACTATCTATGTTACTTAACTCTATGCTTGGACCTATCAGAAAACTTGCTTACGCAACTGTGGCAATCGCTGATAAAAAAGCAGCAGCTGAAGCACAAGCTGAATAA
- the rplA gene encoding 50S ribosomal protein L1, with protein MAKHRGKKYLEIAKLIETGKLYDVKEALELVLKTKTAKFNETVEVALRLGVDPRHAEQQVRGTVVLPHGTGKNVRILAITSGENIDKALAAGADFAGAEEYIEKIQQGWLDFDIVIATPDMMPKIGRLGKILGTKGLMPNPKSGTVTPNIEQAVNEFKKGKLAFRVDKLGSIHVPIGKADFSVDKIEENFKTFLTQITRLKPAASKGQYLRTVAISLTMGPGIKMDPALVAKYVG; from the coding sequence ATGGCAAAACATAGAGGAAAAAAATACTTAGAAATAGCTAAGTTAATTGAAACAGGAAAACTTTATGATGTAAAAGAAGCTTTAGAATTAGTTCTAAAAACTAAAACTGCTAAATTCAACGAAACAGTAGAAGTTGCTCTAAGACTTGGAGTAGACCCAAGACATGCTGAACAACAAGTTAGAGGTACAGTTGTATTACCTCACGGAACTGGTAAAAACGTTAGAATACTAGCTATTACATCAGGAGAAAACATAGATAAAGCATTAGCAGCAGGAGCAGACTTTGCAGGTGCTGAAGAATATATAGAAAAAATTCAACAAGGATGGCTAGATTTTGATATCGTTATAGCTACTCCTGACATGATGCCTAAAATCGGAAGATTAGGAAAAATATTAGGAACAAAAGGATTAATGCCTAACCCTAAATCAGGAACTGTTACTCCAAACATTGAGCAAGCAGTAAATGAATTCAAAAAAGGTAAGTTAGCATTCAGAGTTGACAAATTAGGATCAATTCACGTACCAATTGGAAAGGCTGATTTCTCAGTTGATAAAATTGAAGAAAACTTCAAAACTTTCTTAACACAAATCACAAGATTAAAACCAGCTGCATCTAAAGGACAATACTTAAGAACTGTAGCTATATCACTAACAATGGGACCTGGAATAAAAATGGACCCAGCATTAGTAGCAAAATACGTTGGATAA
- the rplK gene encoding 50S ribosomal protein L11, whose amino-acid sequence MAKEVIQIIKLQLPAGKANPAPPVGPALGAHGVNIMEFCKAFNAKTQDKSGWIIPVEISVYEDRSFTFILKTPPASDLLKKAAGITTAAKNSKTEVAGQITTAKLREIAETKMPDLNAASVEAAMRIIAGSARSMGIKIVD is encoded by the coding sequence ATGGCAAAAGAAGTAATTCAAATTATAAAACTACAATTACCAGCAGGGAAGGCTAATCCAGCTCCACCAGTTGGACCAGCATTAGGAGCTCACGGAGTTAACATTATGGAATTCTGTAAAGCTTTCAATGCAAAAACTCAAGATAAATCAGGATGGATCATCCCAGTTGAAATTTCTGTATACGAAGACAGAAGCTTCACATTTATACTAAAAACTCCACCTGCATCAGACTTATTAAAGAAAGCAGCAGGAATTACTACAGCAGCTAAAAACTCTAAAACAGAAGTTGCTGGACAAATTACAACAGCTAAATTAAGAGAAATTGCTGAAACAAAAATGCCTGACTTAAATGCAGCATCTGTAGAAGCAGCTATGAGAATAATAGCTGGATCAGCAAGATCAATGGGAATAAAAATAGTAGACTAA
- the nusG gene encoding transcription termination/antitermination protein NusG: MEKTVVKKWFMIHTYSGYEKKVKTDLENKIETLNIGGIVTKVLVPEEKTVEEVRGKMKTVARKLFPGYVMLEMVATKEESNEGINYKVDSNAWYVVRNTNGVTGFVGVGSDPIPMEDEEVRHIFDLIGYDIPEEEQQIREVVKIDFAVGDYVKILDESFAGQEGKVVEIDTEQKKVKVMIEMFGRMTPAELDFDNVQKA; this comes from the coding sequence ATGGAGAAAACCGTAGTTAAGAAATGGTTTATGATTCATACTTATTCAGGGTATGAAAAGAAAGTAAAAACTGACCTTGAAAACAAAATAGAGACTCTTAATATAGGAGGAATCGTAACAAAGGTTCTTGTTCCTGAAGAGAAGACAGTAGAGGAAGTTAGAGGAAAAATGAAGACTGTTGCCAGAAAGTTATTTCCTGGGTATGTAATGCTAGAAATGGTAGCTACTAAAGAGGAAAGCAACGAAGGAATCAATTATAAAGTTGATTCTAATGCATGGTATGTTGTTAGAAATACCAATGGTGTAACAGGGTTTGTAGGGGTTGGATCTGACCCAATACCAATGGAAGATGAAGAAGTTAGACATATTTTTGATTTGATAGGATATGATATTCCAGAGGAAGAACAACAGATCAGAGAAGTAGTGAAGATTGACTTTGCCGTTGGTGACTATGTAAAAATTCTTGATGAATCATTTGCAGGTCAAGAGGGTAAAGTAGTAGAAATAGATACTGAACAGAAGAAAGTAAAAGTCATGATTGAAATGTTTGGAAGAATGACTCCAGCAGAGCTAGACTTTGACAATGTTCAGAAGGCATAA
- the secE gene encoding preprotein translocase subunit SecE, which translates to MNLFQGIKMEYSKVQWPTKEQVKNSTIWVIVMSVVLSIYLGVFDLIASRLLKFLVSLFGG; encoded by the coding sequence ATGAATCTTTTTCAAGGAATAAAAATGGAGTATTCCAAGGTTCAATGGCCTACTAAAGAGCAAGTTAAAAACTCGACTATTTGGGTCATAGTAATGAGCGTGGTACTCAGTATATATTTGGGAGTTTTCGATTTAATTGCTTCTAGACTATTAAAATTTTTAGTATCTCTCTTTGGAGGGTAG
- the rpmG gene encoding 50S ribosomal protein L33 — protein MRVNIQLECTECKRRNYSTSKNKKNTTERLEINKYCKWDKKVTLHKETKK, from the coding sequence TTGAGAGTAAATATTCAATTAGAATGTACAGAGTGCAAAAGAAGAAACTATAGCACATCAAAAAATAAGAAAAATACTACAGAAAGATTAGAAATCAATAAATACTGTAAGTGGGACAAAAAAGTTACTTTACATAAAGAAACTAAGAAATAA